In Sardina pilchardus chromosome 10, fSarPil1.1, whole genome shotgun sequence, one genomic interval encodes:
- the stra6 gene encoding receptor for retinol uptake stra6 yields the protein MSAEVQEYYNYDWYENAVPTKPPKEIIPPCDPTADDRLYHISIAAVSLVIMLVLAVLARRKKVNDNLRGISGLLSPVNFLDHTQHKGLAVAVYGVLFCKLFGLGISANPLPFVKDSAHREYWMILALVYYPALYYPLLACGTLHSQVGYVLGSLLSWSHFSVLVWQKVDCPRTPEIYKYYALFTSLPQIACLAFLSFQYPLLLFKGLKGSDKHDTHEDLRSSYYRDYVKKILKKKKPSKASSGASKPNLFERISDAIKSYIYTPEDAFRFPLKLAISVVVAFISLYQMAVLLISCVVPTLQIVRHGVDEDIAFLLAGFNIILSEDRQEVVKIVIYYMWCVEVCYISAMTLSCLVNLAMLMRSMVLHRDNLRGLYRGDIYNVFNCQRSIRPSRPALVCWMGFTSYQAAVICLSVTIQTLVFFICLLFAVFLVIIPILYGQNLMLFHIISNMWPFWLMLFLAVSVQHLAAKFMFIKKVSGARDLHNRGSLFLMTYLLFPVNVLLGVLLGIWRVVITALFNIIHLGRVDISLLNRNVEAFDPSYRCYAHYLKIEVSQSHPVMKAFCGMLLQTCSQDGMPRTRDAEEGIQLVQQEKKQNKVSSAKRARGHWQLLYTLVNNPSLVGSRQHFQRQSSEGFFNGTLSRTGKDGSKKDAGGLKEPSKEAESAGSN from the exons GGGAATCTCAGGACTGCTCAG CCCAGTAAATTTCCTGGACCACACTCAGCACAAGGGCCTGGCGGTGGCGGTGTATGGAGTGCTCTTCTGCAAGCTCTTCGGCCTGGGCATCTCGGCCAATCCCCTGCCCTTCGTCAAGGACTCGGCCCACAGAG AGTACTGGATGATCCTGGCCCTGGTCTACTACCCGGCCCTGTACTACCCGCTGTTGGCCTGTGGCACACTGCACAGCCAGGTGGGCTACGTCCTGGGCAGCCTGTTGTCCTGGTCACACTTCAGCGTCCTCGTCTGGCAAAAGGTGGACTGCCCAAGGACACCAGAG ATTTACAAGTACTACGCCCTTTTCACCAGCCTGCCTCAGATTGCTTGTCTGGCCTTCCTTAGTTTCCAGTATCCACTACTTCTCTTCAAAGGCCTGAAGGGCTCAGACAAGCACGATACCCACGAG GACCTGAGGAGCAGCTACTACAGGGATTACGTGAAAAAGatcctgaagaagaagaagccatCTAAAGCGAG CTCCGGTGCCTCAAAACCCAATCTGTTTGAAAGGATCTCTGATGCCATCAAGTCCTACATCTACACACCGGAAGATG CTTTCAGGTTTCCATTAAAACTCGCCATTTCTGTTGTGGTGGCATTCATTTCCCTTTATCAG ATGGCCGTGCTGCTGATCAGCTGTGTGGTGCCCACCCTACAGATCGTGCGTCATGGCGTGGACGAGGACATCGCCTTCCTCCTGGCCGGCTTCAACATCATCCTGTCGGAGGACCGCCAGGAGGTGGTCAAGATCGTGATCTACTACATGTGGTGTGTGGAAG tGTGTTACATCTCGGCCATGACCCTGTCCTGCCTGGTTAACCTGGCTATGCTGATGAGGTCCATGGTACTGCACAG GGATAACCTGCGTGGCCTGTACAGGGGGGACATCTACAACGTGTTCAACTGCCAGAGGAGCATCAGGCCGTCTCGGCCGGCGCTGGTCTGCTGGATGGGCTTCACCAGCTACCAGGCCGCGGTCATCTGCCTCA gtgTGACCATCcagacactggtgtttttcatcTGTCTGCTGTTTGCTGTGTTCCTGGTCATCATCCCCATCCTCTACGGCCAGAACCTCATGCTCTTCCACATCATATCAAACATGTG GCCCTTCTGGTTGATGCTGTTCCTGGCCGTGTCTGTTCAGCACTTGGCTGCCAAGTTCATGTTCATTAAGAAGGTTTCCGGAGCACGAGACCTCCACAACAG gggTAGTCTGTTCCTGATGACCTACCTGCTCTTCCCCGTCAACGTCCTGCTGGGTGTGCTGTTGGGCATCTGGAGGGTGGTCATCACGGCCCTCTTCAACATCATCCACTTAGGCAGGGTGGACATCAGCCTCCTCAACCGCAACGTGGAGGCCTTCGACCCAA GTTACCGCTGCTATGCCCATTACCTGAAGATTGAGGTGAGCCAGTCTCACCCGGTCATGAAGGccttctgcggcatgctcttgCAGACCTGCAGCCAGGACGGCATGCCACGGACCAGAGATGCCGAGGAAG GCATCCAGCTGGTGCAGCAGGAGAAGAAGCAGAACAAGGTGTCGAGTGCGAAGCGCGCCCGGGGCCACTGGCAGCTGCTCTACACGCTGGTGAACAACCCGTCGCTGGTGGGCTCGCGCCAGCACTTCCAGCGCCAGAGCTCCGAGGGCTTCTTCAACGGCACGCTCAGCCGCACCGGCAAGGACGGCAGCAAGAAGGACGCCGGCGGCCTCAAGGAGCCCAGCAAGGAGGCGGAGAGCGCCGGCTCCAACTGA
- the islr2 gene encoding immunoglobulin superfamily containing leucine-rich repeat protein 2 produces the protein MDSRYLLILGLWTVAIGTVQGCPAPCNCMDKYSVQLADCASKELLLVPVGLPSNVTTLSLSANKIQVLKAKSFVNVTMITSLWLAHNAIVTVERDTLAPLVNLRNLDISYNKIVNFPWEDLVNLTALQLLKMNNNEMVSVPKDAFLTLKELRSLRINNNKFTTIAQGTFESLSLSHLQIYNNPFTCSCSLEWLRDWIRGVTISVPEQENIVCASPSHLKGVTVVKMPKMDCKAPTVTITHQPNVETTALYEGYTVILTCEAQGSPKPELQWDVVNGKQQFQFTLPSVVEDTAVPINNATTNTRFLVFHNGTVIIPRMSKKEDGNYSCSASNEVGKAEGTVKVVMASTPKHAIDSRPDTTGGKGRQPVSKPGPKTSINNVIKSDNEPKTLPTGSVSVTGDSEKIGEGTKDLPFASKCGINDGTQYISNHAFNLSLDELKQYTFDFGVIALEVSETEAKVQLNPLQLPNSKSNLQISHTQDLQTVEKEPFSLYQTITKKSTLDMLYLCVSTGNGHSVVQWSKIEDGVNAYRFQGLKPGTNYTLCLTYGGQDCQVQVVFTTRKKIPSLLIIVVVSIFLLALATVPLLGATCCHLLYKYQGKTYKLIMKAQNPDQMEKNITTDFDPRASFVESEKTFNPSELGDDVEGDAEGEEEDGEGELEGSVVTESIAGSQSKTQEEFEVGSEYSDRLPLGAEAVNISEEINGNYKQPGR, from the coding sequence ATGGACTCCAGGTACCTGCTAATTCTTGGCTTATGGACTGTGGCGATTGGCACCGTGCAGGGGTGCCCTGCACCTTGTAACTGCATGGATAAATATTCAGTTCAGCTTGCGGACTGCGCTTCCAAAGAGCTCCTTCTCGTGCCCGTGGGACTGCCTTCCAATGTAACGACCCTCAGCCTGTCGGCCAACAAGATCCAGGTGCTGAAGGCCAAGAGCTTTGTCAATGTCACCATGATTACCTCTCTGTGGCTTGCCCACAACGCCATTGTTACCGTGGAGCGGGACACCCTGGCTCCACTGGTCAACCTGAGGAACCTGGACATCAGCTACAATAAGATCGTCAACTTCCCTTGGGAGGACCTGGTCAACCTCACCGCCCTGCAGCTCCTGAAAATGAACAACAACGAGATGGTGTCCGTGCCCAAGGACGCTTTCCTCACCCTGAAAGAGCTGCGCTCACTccgcatcaacaacaacaagttcACCACCATCGCGCAGGGCACGTTCGAGTCCCTCAGCCTGTCTCATCTCCAGATCTACAACAACCCCTTCACCTGCTCCTGCAGCCTGGAGTGGCTGAGGGACTGGATTCGAGGGGTGACCATCTCGGTGCCTGAGCAGGAGAACATTGTGTGCGCGTCGCCCTCGCACCTCAAGGGGGTGACCGTGGTGAAGATGCCCAAAATGGACTGCAAGGCGCCCACTGTGACCATCACCCACCAGCCCAACGTTGAGACCACTGCGCTCTATGAGGGATACACGGTCATCTTGACCTGTGAGGCCCAGGGCAGTCCCAAGCCAGAGCTCCAGTGGGACGTGGTGAATGGGAAGCAGCAATTCCAGTTCACTCTGCCCAGTGTTGTGGAAGACACGGCGGTTCCGATCAACAACGCAACGACCAACACACGTTTCCTGGTGTTTCACAATGGCACCGTTATCATTCCGCGCATGAGCAAGAAGGAGGATGGCAACTACAGCTGCTCTGCCTCCAACGAAGTGGGTAAAGCTGAGGGCACCGTCAAAGTGGTGATGGCTAGCACCCCAAAACACGCCATCGATTCCAGGCCGGACACTACTGGTGGCAAGGGCCGCCAACCTGTTAGCAAACCTGGCCCCAAGACCTCCATCAACAACGTGATAAAATCTGACAATGAACCCAAAACACTTCCAACTGGGTCAGTCTCTGTTACTGGTGACTCGGAGAAGATAGGAGAGGGCACCAAAGACCTGCCTTTTGCCAGCAAGTGTGGCATAAACGACGGCACACAGTACATATCCAACCACGCTTTCAACCTGAGCCTGGACGAGCTCAAGCAGTACACCTTTGATTTTGGGGTGATCGCACTGGAAGTGTCCGAGACTGAGGCCAAAGTCCAGCTGAACCCACTGCAGCTGCCCAACAGCAAGTCAAACCTCCAGATCAGCCACACCCAAGACCTGCAGACCGTGGAGAAGGAGCCTTTCAGCCTGTACCAGACCATCACCAAAAAATCCACCCTGGACATGCTCTACCTATGTGTCAGCACTGGCAATGGCCACTCCGTTGTTCAGTGGTCCAAGATTGAGGATGGTGTCAATGCCTATCGTTTCCAAGGCTTAAAGCCTGGCACGAATTACACGCTCTGTCTCACCTATGGGGGTCAGGACTGTCAGGTCCAGGTTGTGTTTACCACCAGGAAGAAAATCCCCTCACTGCTCATCATTGTGGTGGTCAGCATTTTCTTGCTGGCTTTGGCTACTGTGCCTCTGCTTGGAGCCACCTGTTGTCATCTGCTGTACAAGTATCAGGGAAAGACCTACAAGCTAATTATGAAAGCTCAAAATCCGGACCAGATGGAGAAAAACATAACGACTGACTTTGACCCGAGAGCCTCTTTTGTGGAGTCGGAGAAAACCTTCAATCCGAGTGAGCTGGGTGATGATGTGGAGGGCGacgcagagggagaggaggaggatggggaaggTGAGCTCGAGGGCAGCGTGGTAACAGAGTCCATTGCCGGCTCGCAGTCCAAAACGCAGGAGGAATTCGAAGTGGGCTCTGAGTACAGCGACAGGTTGCCCCTAGGGGCGGAGGCTGTGAATATTTCGGAGGAAATCAACGGCAATTACAAACAGCCTGGTCGCTGA